One segment of Strix aluco isolate bStrAlu1 chromosome 4, bStrAlu1.hap1, whole genome shotgun sequence DNA contains the following:
- the GPRIN3 gene encoding G protein-regulated inducer of neurite outgrowth 3 codes for MGTVPDPLRSAKLSLVTASVEEDHLGDLQSAKHQSQLPSGGRASNGFPCTPSGSAGVCLFDLKCTSAASVQRCEQCCEDDASQQEAFPPGVASKAAEGHSAAVEPAGCSQPAGSQGPAALAPAAAGAPSAGRGPEVMPAPQSSRQFVQGSQAKTSSLTQMDDSALKPQGTDDQPALEVLNYSSPSDPIRGNESCHSSQANLLQRGEKDREAEKNGSAACQSALPVCHTEADLGRDLQSSLETKSEAADTTQLHPTDKTEAVQSDEAPAQPSHESPHPVRNADAEPGSPGPTQLSKFRETSTMTVQLESSSLTQEAVSRTCQDAEVQAVATMESKSASTSPSILAAFLKGNPPPEEKEELHVIYQGGTGLSHSALTDSLSSQQKSPCSPDITSKPTVMAVTASAQTQPVRLPGVPPDVVSPSSADNAKHFSPVAVTSQETSVGNAEMISAAPDSKDAAWLPVNAAVPPKPIPVEQLAVDSSNQTPAQTGSGTGEPSTPSAAAVPGTENNVQDLVHDAGSSRLPLLCSTDSEVKQKEVMGDSEQKPVQSKGASQGEAIPNQSVVKPKEENSAVLDPRGGMNVSSQPATVHIKARSEDTGEKEESRGQGETGQAQTASSQSLQAGLTPELSESSARLTPPFEVSAAPQQQGLQAKEPRHQLHTTALPASAQALANLGENKKQPTLAMEAKVQVKQSKHVRDVVWDEQGMTWEVYGASLDPESLGIAIQNHLQRQIREHEKLIRAQNSQTRKSISSDTSSNKKLKGRQHNVFQSMLQNFRRPNCCVRPAPSSVLD; via the coding sequence ATGGGGACTGTACCAGATCCTCTGAGATCTGCCAAGCTTTCCCTGGTCACAGCTTCTGTGGAGGAGGACCACCTGGGAGACCTGCAGTCTGCTAAGCACCAGTCCCAACTACCCAGTGGAGGGAGGGCCAGCAATGGCTTCCCATGCACACCATCCGGCTCTGCTGGAGTTTGCTTGTTCGACCTGAAATGTACATCGGCTGCCAGCGTGCAGAGGTGTGAGCAGTGCTGCGAGGACGATGCTAGCCAGCAGGAAGCCTTTCCTCCTGGGGTCGCCAGCAAAGCTGCAGAGGGGCATTCTGCAGCCGTAGAGCCAGCTGGTTGCTCCCAGCCAGCGGGCAGCCAGGGACCAGCAGCGCTAGCCCCCGCTGCAGCAGGAGCCCCCTCAGCAGGGCGGGGGCCAGAGGTGATGCCAGCCCCCCAGAGCTCCCGGCAGTTTGTGCAAGGCAGCCAGGCAAAAACGAGCTCCCTGACGCAAATGGATGACTCCGCCTTGAAACCTCAGGGGACTGATGATCAGCCAGCACTTGAGGTGTTAAATTATTCTTCCCCCAGCGACCCTATCAGGGGTAATGAGTCCTGTCATAGTTCTCAGGCAAACCTTctgcaaagaggggaaaaagacagggaagcagaaaaaaatggttcTGCTGCATGTCAGTCAGCCTTGCCAGTGTGTCACACCGAAGCTGACCTGGGGAGAGACCTACAGAGCAGTTTGGAGACAAAAAGCGAGGCTGCAGACACCACACAGTTGCATCCCACAGATAAGACTGAAGCGGTGCAGAGCGATGAGGCACCAGCCCAGCCTAGCCATGAGAGTCCGCATCCTGTACGCAACGCAGATGCTGAGCCAGGGAGCCCAGGCCCCACCCAGCTCTCCAAATTCAGAGAAACGAGTACAATGACAGttcagctggagagcagctctttAACTCAGGAAGCAGTAAGCAGGACGTGTCAAGATGCTGAGGTTCAGGCCGTGGCTACCATGGAGAGCAAATCGGCTTCCACCAGTCCCAGTATCCTTGCTGCCTTCTTAAAAGGGAATCCTCCtccagaggagaaggaagaactgcacGTAATTTACCAAGGAGGTACGGGGCTGAGTCACTCTGCACTTACTGACAGTTTATCCTCACAACAAAAGTCCCCATGTTCTCCTGATATCACATCAAAACCGACTGTTATGGCTGTGACTGCTTCAGCCCAAACACAGCCTGTCAGGCTGCCTGGAGTCCCACCTGATGTGGTGTCTCCATCATCAGCAGATAATGCAAAACACTTCTCCCCTGTGGCTGTTACCTCCCAAGAGACATCTGTGGGTAATGCAGAAATGATCAGTGCAGCCCCTGACAGCAAGGATGCTGCATGGCTGCCAGTGAATGCTGCAGTCCCACCAAAGCCCATCCCTGTTGAGCAGCTTGCAGTTGACTCCAGTAATCAAACTCCAGCACAGACTGGGTCTGGCACTGGAGAACCAagcaccccttctgctgctgctgtcccaggaACCGAAAACAATGTGCAAGATCTTGTCCATGATGCAGGAAGCAGCCGGTTACCTTTACTTTGTAGCACAGATAGTGAAGTCAAGCAGAAAGAGGTCATGGGTGACTCTGAGCAAAAGCCTGTGCAAAGTAAGGGTGCGAGTCAAGGGGAGGCCATTCCTAATCAATCTGTGGTTAAACCAAAGGAAGAAAACTCAGCTGTGCTTGATCCTAGAGGAGGGATGAATGTTAGCAGCCAGCCTGCCACGGTCCACATAAAGGCACGTTCAGAGGATACAGgtgagaaggaggagagcagGGGACAGGGAGAAACTGGCCAGGCTCAGACAGCCAGCAGCCAGAGCCTGCAGGCAGGACTGACACCTGAGTTGAGTGAGAGTTCTGCACGTCTCACCCCTCCCTTCGAGGTgtcagcagccccccagcagcaagGCCTTCAGGCCAAGGAGCCCAGGCACCAACTTCACACAACAGCTCTTCCTGCTTCAGCTCAGGCCTTGGCAAACctgggggaaaacaaaaagcagcccACCCTGGCCATGGAGGCAAAAGTGCAAGTGAAGCAGTCCAAACACGTCAGGGATGTTGTTTGGGATGAGCAGGGTATGACATGGGAGGTTTACGGTGCTTCCCTCGATCCAGAATCCCTGGGAATTGCCATCCAGAACCACTTACAGAGACAAATACGGGAACACGAGAAACTGATCCGGGCCCAGAACAGTCAGACCCGGAAATCCATTTCCTCAGATACATCCTCAAATAAAAAACTGAAAGGAAGGCAGCACAACGTGTTCCAGTCCATGCTGCAGAATTTTAGGCGTCCTAATTGCTGCGTCAGACCCGCTCCCTCTTCTGTGTTAGACTGA